In Devosia sp. 1566, a single genomic region encodes these proteins:
- the trxA gene encoding thioredoxin, translated as MTKHVSDANFGEEVLNSKEPVLVDFWAEWCGPCRAIAPVLDELSTELAGKVKIVKLNIDENPSTTVKYGVRSIPTMILFKDGEAADMKIGAGTPKAGLSKWLSSHAA; from the coding sequence ATGACCAAACACGTTTCCGACGCCAATTTCGGCGAGGAAGTTCTGAATTCCAAAGAGCCCGTTCTGGTCGATTTCTGGGCCGAATGGTGCGGGCCCTGCCGGGCGATCGCACCCGTGCTCGATGAGCTGTCGACCGAGTTGGCTGGCAAGGTCAAGATCGTCAAGCTCAACATCGACGAAAACCCCTCCACCACCGTCAAATACGGCGTTCGCTCCATCCCGACCATGATCTTGTTCAAGGACGGTGAAGCGGCCGACATGAAGATCGGCGCCGGCACGCCCAAGGCCGGCCTCAGCAAGTGGCTGTCCTCGCACGCCGCCTAA
- a CDS encoding folylpolyglutamate synthase/dihydrofolate synthase family protein encodes MSRTDLILQRLSGLHPKLIDLGLERIERLLEALGRPQDRLPPVIHVAGTNGKGSTIAFMRAFLEAAGQSVHVYTSPHLVRFNERIRLGGQLVPTRRLNEALERVERVNGGENITLFEVTTAAAFLLFSETPADFLLLEVGMGGIYDTTNVVAQPRGVVITPVDLDHQAFLGNTIAEIAVSKAGILKRGSPAVIGYQQPEGRDVIERAARRLGVHPAFQGEDFHGHLEDGRLVFQDGDGLLDLPPPALFGDHQVDNASLAIAAVRRFGLPVDKQALERGLRTVYWPARMTPLTGKLRDALPPDAELWLDGGHNAHGAAALARALAALQGQRPAPLVLIMGMMNNRSPAIFLEPLRQFNPQVVGLTIPGETNAHEASAIAQAAQALGLEASPQRSLGAAIRKAAGVPSARVVICGSLYLAGHALALNGTPPH; translated from the coding sequence ATGTCGCGTACCGACCTCATTTTACAACGCCTTTCGGGGCTTCATCCCAAATTGATCGATTTGGGGCTGGAGCGTATCGAACGGTTGCTTGAGGCGCTGGGGCGGCCACAGGATCGGCTGCCGCCGGTGATCCATGTCGCGGGCACCAATGGCAAAGGCTCGACCATCGCCTTCATGCGCGCCTTTCTGGAGGCCGCGGGGCAATCGGTGCATGTTTACACCTCCCCTCACCTCGTGCGCTTCAACGAGCGCATCCGGCTTGGTGGGCAGCTCGTGCCGACGCGCCGCCTCAACGAGGCCCTGGAGCGGGTGGAGCGGGTCAATGGGGGCGAAAACATCACCCTCTTCGAGGTGACCACCGCCGCCGCGTTCCTGCTATTCAGCGAAACACCGGCCGATTTCCTGCTGCTCGAAGTGGGCATGGGCGGCATCTATGACACCACCAATGTCGTTGCCCAGCCCCGAGGCGTCGTTATCACACCCGTGGACCTCGATCACCAGGCATTCCTCGGCAACACCATTGCCGAGATCGCCGTCAGCAAGGCCGGCATTCTCAAGCGCGGCAGCCCGGCCGTCATCGGCTATCAGCAGCCCGAAGGTCGCGATGTGATCGAGCGGGCGGCACGCCGGCTTGGCGTTCACCCCGCCTTTCAGGGCGAGGATTTTCACGGGCATCTGGAAGATGGGCGTCTGGTGTTCCAGGATGGCGATGGCCTCCTCGATCTGCCTCCGCCAGCCCTTTTTGGCGATCACCAGGTGGACAATGCCAGCCTCGCCATTGCCGCCGTACGGCGCTTCGGTTTGCCGGTCGACAAGCAGGCACTGGAGAGGGGGCTGAGGACGGTTTACTGGCCCGCGCGCATGACCCCGCTCACGGGCAAGTTGCGCGATGCCTTGCCCCCCGATGCAGAACTCTGGCTCGATGGTGGCCATAATGCCCATGGCGCTGCCGCACTGGCCCGCGCGCTGGCGGCTCTCCAGGGCCAGCGCCCAGCCCCGCTGGTGCTGATCATGGGTATGATGAACAACCGCTCGCCTGCGATCTTCCTTGAGCCCCTCAGGCAATTCAATCCGCAGGTTGTGGGTTTGACCATTCCCGGCGAAACCAATGCCCACGAGGCTTCCGCTATCGCGCAAGCCGCCCAGGCACTTGGCCTTGAGGCCAGCCCCCAGCGCTCGCTTGGCGCCGCGATCCGCAAGGCCGCGGGTGTTCCGAGCGCGCGGGTCGTGATTTGCGGCTCGCTCTATCTTGCCGGGCACGCGCTGGCGCTCAATGGCACGCCGCCCCACTGA
- the accD gene encoding acetyl-CoA carboxylase, carboxyltransferase subunit beta encodes MNWIDNFVRPKIRSFLNTKRDTPENLWVKDPESGEMVFYRDLEANQWVVPNSGYHMKIKPADRLATFMDEGRYDLVPVPAVPQDPLKFRDQKRYTDRLKENRVKTGYEDAVIVATGTLYGHAITVTVQDFDFMGGSLGMAAGQGIITGLETALERKTPMVLFVASGGARMQEGILSLMQMPRTTVAVLRLREAGLPFFVVFTNPTTGGVTASYAMLGDVHIAEPGALICFAGPRVIEQTIREKLPEGFQRSEYLYEHGMVDMVVHRHNLRSTIGSLAGIFTKTEPVAELASSSPLLQQVTLREVAVAAEADDEARPQPPAYAE; translated from the coding sequence ATGAACTGGATCGATAACTTCGTCCGCCCGAAAATCCGCTCGTTCCTCAACACGAAGCGCGACACGCCGGAAAACCTCTGGGTCAAGGACCCCGAGTCGGGCGAGATGGTGTTCTATCGCGATCTGGAAGCCAATCAGTGGGTGGTGCCCAATTCGGGCTATCACATGAAGATCAAGCCGGCCGATCGGCTCGCCACCTTTATGGACGAAGGCCGCTATGACCTGGTGCCGGTGCCCGCAGTGCCGCAGGACCCGCTGAAGTTCCGCGACCAGAAGCGCTATACTGACCGGCTCAAGGAAAACCGCGTCAAGACGGGCTACGAAGATGCGGTGATTGTCGCCACCGGTACGCTTTATGGTCACGCGATTACGGTGACGGTGCAGGACTTCGACTTCATGGGCGGCTCGCTCGGCATGGCCGCCGGACAGGGCATCATTACCGGGCTGGAAACGGCACTTGAGCGCAAAACGCCGATGGTGCTGTTTGTGGCTTCGGGCGGTGCGCGCATGCAGGAGGGCATCTTGTCGTTGATGCAGATGCCGCGCACCACGGTTGCCGTGCTGCGGCTGCGCGAAGCGGGGCTGCCCTTCTTTGTCGTGTTCACCAACCCCACCACGGGCGGCGTTACCGCGTCCTATGCGATGCTGGGCGATGTGCATATTGCCGAACCGGGCGCCTTGATCTGCTTTGCCGGGCCGCGCGTTATCGAGCAGACCATTCGCGAAAAGCTGCCCGAGGGCTTCCAGCGCTCGGAATATCTCTATGAGCACGGCATGGTCGACATGGTAGTGCACCGCCACAATCTGCGCTCCACCATCGGCTCGCTTGCCGGCATCTTCACCAAGACCGAGCCGGTAGCGGAACTCGCCTCGTCCTCACCGCTGCTGCAGCAGGTAACGCTGCGTGAAGTGGCGGTGGCGGCAGAAGCGGATGACGAGGCGCGGCCGCAGCCCCCGGCCTATGCCGAATAG
- the trpA gene encoding tryptophan synthase subunit alpha, with product MFQSRIDKRFAQLKTEGRPALVTFVMAGDPDLATGQAIFEALPQAGADVIELGMPFSDPMADGVAIQLAGQRALASGQTLRGVLGMVEDFRRKDETTPVVLMGYYNPIFSFGVERFVAAAKEAGVDGLIIVDLPPEEDEELCLPALAAGINFIRLTTPTTDDKRLPKVLQNTSGFVYYVSMTGVTGSAIKSRGAVGEAVDRIKAHTNLPVAVGFGIKTAEDAAEIGRHADGIVVGSVLVDAVRNSLQDGKATGATVGAVRDLVATLAGGVRRARA from the coding sequence ATGTTTCAATCCCGTATCGACAAGCGTTTTGCCCAGCTCAAGACCGAGGGCCGCCCGGCGCTCGTGACCTTTGTGATGGCGGGGGATCCAGATCTCGCCACGGGCCAGGCCATCTTCGAGGCCTTGCCGCAAGCGGGCGCTGATGTGATCGAATTGGGCATGCCGTTTTCCGACCCCATGGCCGATGGCGTTGCCATTCAGTTGGCTGGTCAGCGAGCTCTGGCTTCGGGCCAGACCTTGCGCGGCGTGCTCGGCATGGTGGAAGATTTCCGCCGTAAGGATGAAACCACGCCGGTTGTGCTGATGGGCTACTACAATCCCATCTTCTCCTTTGGGGTCGAGCGTTTTGTCGCCGCCGCCAAGGAAGCAGGCGTTGACGGGCTGATTATTGTCGACCTGCCCCCCGAGGAGGATGAGGAGCTGTGCCTGCCTGCGCTCGCGGCTGGCATCAACTTCATTCGCCTGACCACGCCGACGACGGACGACAAACGCCTGCCCAAGGTGCTGCAGAACACGTCCGGCTTTGTGTATTACGTATCTATGACCGGCGTGACAGGATCGGCGATCAAGTCGCGCGGCGCTGTCGGCGAGGCGGTTGACCGGATCAAGGCCCATACCAATCTGCCGGTCGCCGTTGGCTTTGGCATCAAGACCGCAGAAGACGCCGCCGAGATCGGGCGCCATGCCGATGGCATCGTGGTTGGCTCGGTTCTGGTGGACGCGGTGCGCAATTCGCTGCAGGACGGCAAGGCCACCGGCGCAACCGTTGGGGCAGTGCGCGACTTGGTGGCGACCCTTGCCGGCGGCGTGCGGCGCGCCCGCGCGTGA
- the trpB gene encoding tryptophan synthase subunit beta — MDGINSLRNGPDEAGRFGPYGGRFVAETLMPLILDLEAAYRAAQKDPAFAAELNDLSTHYAGRPSPLYFAERLTEHLGGAKVWFKREELNHTGSHKINNCLGQILLARRMGKTRVIAETGAGQHGVATATVCAKFNLPCTIFMGATDVERQMPNVLRMKMLGAEVRPVTAGAGTLKDAMNEALRDWVTNVESTYYLIGTAAGPHPYPEMVRDFQSVIGTELKEQFRQAEGKLPEAIVACVGGGSNAIGTFHAFLDDPEVAIYGAEAGGHGIEVENGHAASMTGGRPGVLHGNRTYLLQDRDGQILEGHSISAGLDYPGVGPEHSFLHDTQRVTYVPITDTEAVEAFQLCTRLEGIIPALESAHGLAQVIKLAPTMPKEQSVVLCLSGRGDKDVESVGRRLGLL, encoded by the coding sequence ATGGACGGCATCAACTCTTTACGCAATGGCCCTGATGAAGCGGGCCGATTTGGCCCATATGGCGGCCGGTTCGTTGCCGAAACGCTGATGCCGCTGATTTTGGATCTGGAGGCTGCCTATCGCGCCGCGCAAAAAGATCCGGCCTTTGCCGCCGAACTGAACGACCTGTCGACCCATTACGCCGGCCGGCCGAGCCCGCTTTATTTTGCCGAGCGGCTAACTGAGCATCTTGGTGGAGCCAAGGTGTGGTTCAAGCGTGAAGAGCTGAACCATACCGGCTCGCACAAGATCAACAATTGTCTGGGGCAGATCCTGCTCGCACGCCGCATGGGCAAGACGCGCGTCATCGCAGAGACCGGGGCGGGGCAGCACGGTGTGGCGACCGCTACCGTTTGCGCCAAGTTCAATCTGCCCTGCACCATCTTCATGGGTGCGACAGATGTCGAGCGGCAGATGCCGAACGTGTTGCGCATGAAGATGCTGGGCGCTGAAGTGCGGCCCGTCACTGCCGGAGCGGGCACGCTCAAGGACGCGATGAACGAGGCGCTGCGCGACTGGGTTACCAATGTGGAGTCCACATATTACCTGATCGGCACTGCCGCGGGTCCCCACCCCTATCCTGAGATGGTGCGCGATTTTCAGTCGGTGATCGGCACTGAACTCAAGGAACAGTTCCGGCAGGCCGAGGGCAAGCTGCCCGAAGCGATCGTGGCCTGCGTGGGCGGCGGCTCCAATGCCATCGGTACCTTCCATGCTTTCCTTGATGATCCGGAGGTCGCGATCTATGGCGCCGAGGCCGGCGGCCATGGCATTGAGGTGGAGAACGGCCATGCGGCGTCGATGACTGGCGGCCGTCCCGGCGTGCTGCACGGCAACCGCACCTATCTGCTGCAGGATCGCGACGGGCAGATCCTTGAAGGTCACTCGATTTCGGCCGGCCTCGATTATCCCGGCGTCGGACCCGAGCACTCCTTCCTGCACGACACCCAGCGCGTCACCTATGTGCCCATCACGGACACCGAAGCCGTCGAAGCCTTCCAGCTGTGTACCCGGCTAGAGGGCATCATCCCGGCGCTGGAATCGGCCCATGGCCTGGCGCAGGTGATCAAGCTTGCCCCCACGATGCCGAAGGAGCAGTCGGTGGTGCTATGCCTCTCGGGCCGGGGTGACAAGGATGTGGAGAGCGTTGGCCGACGCCTGGGTCTGCTCTGA
- a CDS encoding phosphoribosylanthranilate isomerase, whose product MVDPLIIKICGIKTTEMLETVIEAGADMVGFVHFVRSPRHCTIEDIAGLISTARGRIESSVLLVNPDNSCVAEVAALGPDWIQLHGPESPHRVAAIRAEAGVEIIKAVPIGSADDVANVSGFADVADRILLDAKPPKGADRPGGLGETFDWSLLRALDPAIPFMLSGGLTPTTVADAIQTVRPMGVDVSSGVESAPGVKDKRLVEAFIRNARAAL is encoded by the coding sequence ATGGTAGACCCCCTCATCATCAAGATTTGCGGCATCAAAACCACTGAAATGCTGGAAACCGTCATTGAGGCAGGCGCCGACATGGTGGGCTTCGTGCATTTCGTGCGCTCGCCGCGCCACTGCACCATCGAGGATATTGCCGGGCTGATTTCCACGGCTCGCGGCCGGATCGAGAGCAGCGTGTTGCTGGTCAATCCGGACAATTCCTGCGTTGCGGAAGTAGCGGCGCTCGGCCCAGACTGGATCCAGTTGCATGGGCCCGAAAGCCCGCACCGCGTCGCTGCGATCCGCGCTGAAGCGGGCGTTGAGATTATCAAGGCGGTGCCGATCGGGTCTGCCGACGATGTCGCCAATGTGTCCGGGTTTGCCGATGTAGCGGATCGCATTCTGCTCGATGCCAAGCCGCCCAAGGGAGCCGACCGTCCCGGCGGGCTGGGGGAAACCTTTGACTGGTCCTTGCTCCGGGCGCTCGACCCCGCAATTCCCTTCATGCTTTCGGGCGGACTGACCCCCACCACGGTGGCCGACGCCATCCAGACGGTGCGCCCGATGGGCGTCGATGTGTCCTCGGGTGTGGAATCAGCGCCCGGCGTCAAGGACAAGCGCCTGGTCGAAGCCTTTATCCGGAACGCCCGCGCTGCGCTTTGA
- a CDS encoding lipopolysaccharide assembly protein LapA domain-containing protein encodes MVKKIVGWLVLVPLCALLIVFALANRHFVLINFNPFVPVESMATPGYGVPLFVVLYVVLLVGVLLGGIATWFAQARHRSGERHWRREAYAFQSELESLRKTPAAGANAPLAEVDDLLELR; translated from the coding sequence ATGGTCAAGAAAATCGTCGGCTGGCTGGTTCTGGTGCCGCTATGCGCCCTCTTGATCGTGTTCGCGCTGGCCAACCGCCATTTCGTGCTGATCAACTTCAACCCGTTCGTGCCGGTCGAATCCATGGCGACACCCGGTTATGGCGTGCCGTTGTTCGTCGTACTGTATGTCGTGTTGCTGGTGGGCGTGCTCCTGGGGGGTATTGCCACCTGGTTCGCCCAGGCTCGCCATCGCAGTGGCGAGCGGCATTGGCGGCGTGAAGCCTATGCCTTTCAAAGCGAGCTTGAAAGCTTGCGCAAAACCCCGGCAGCGGGCGCAAACGCTCCCCTTGCTGAAGTCGACGATCTTCTGGAACTGCGCTGA
- a CDS encoding integration host factor subunit beta, with translation MIKSELVEKLAAENPHLFQRDIENIVNAILDEIGDAMARGDRVELRGFGAFSVKNRPARLGRNPRTGEQVDVGEKYVPQFKAGKEIRERLNRS, from the coding sequence ATGATCAAGTCGGAACTCGTCGAGAAACTTGCGGCCGAAAATCCGCACCTGTTCCAGCGCGATATCGAAAACATCGTCAATGCCATTCTGGATGAGATCGGCGATGCAATGGCGCGGGGCGACCGGGTGGAACTGCGTGGGTTCGGGGCCTTTTCGGTCAAGAACCGGCCGGCGCGCCTCGGGCGCAATCCGCGTACTGGCGAGCAGGTGGATGTGGGGGAGAAATACGTTCCCCAGTTCAAGGCTGGCAAAGAAATCCGCGAGCGGCTAAACCGTTCGTAA
- the sppA gene encoding signal peptide peptidase SppA — translation MTDQPSPEPTRPPDPHGALAAAHFRRSRGWWRIVAALAIVVAILALLGRFAGGDGVVGDHIARVVIDGAISTNRDRLEALEELAEDDSVTAVIVAINSPGGTTAGGEELYEALSRLRQTKPVVAVVQELGASAAYMTAIAADRVLARRLSIVGSIGVLYQHVNAGKLMDIIGVNLDKVASGPLKAEPDFDEPLVGPARESIAALVNDSFEWFVDVVAERRGLPRPEALALADGRIVTGRMAVASKLIDGIGSEREAVEWLVAERGIAEDLELVTAWPKPDQGLGWIGAMISGQARAALGLPPAGAIALDGLVSLWQVDPAS, via the coding sequence ATGACCGACCAGCCTTCTCCTGAGCCTACCCGCCCGCCCGATCCGCATGGGGCGCTTGCTGCCGCCCATTTCCGCCGCTCACGCGGTTGGTGGCGCATTGTTGCTGCGCTCGCCATCGTCGTGGCCATTCTGGCGCTGCTTGGCCGGTTCGCTGGGGGCGATGGCGTGGTCGGCGACCACATTGCCCGGGTTGTGATCGATGGCGCGATCAGCACCAATCGTGATCGGCTGGAAGCGTTGGAAGAGCTCGCCGAGGACGACAGCGTCACCGCTGTCATTGTGGCCATCAACTCACCTGGCGGCACGACTGCGGGCGGCGAGGAACTCTATGAAGCGCTGAGCCGACTGCGCCAAACCAAGCCTGTTGTCGCGGTGGTCCAGGAACTGGGCGCATCGGCCGCCTATATGACCGCCATCGCCGCAGATCGCGTTTTGGCGCGACGACTGTCCATCGTTGGCTCCATTGGCGTGCTGTACCAGCATGTGAATGCCGGCAAGCTGATGGATATAATTGGCGTCAATCTCGACAAAGTTGCTTCAGGCCCGCTCAAGGCTGAACCCGACTTTGATGAACCTTTGGTGGGCCCAGCACGCGAATCCATCGCGGCCCTCGTCAACGACAGCTTTGAGTGGTTCGTAGACGTAGTGGCGGAACGGCGGGGCTTGCCGCGCCCCGAAGCGCTGGCGCTGGCGGACGGGCGTATTGTCACAGGGCGAATGGCTGTTGCAAGCAAACTGATCGACGGTATCGGGTCCGAGCGTGAGGCGGTTGAGTGGCTAGTGGCGGAGCGCGGCATTGCCGAGGATCTGGAGCTTGTGACCGCCTGGCCCAAACCTGATCAGGGTCTGGGCTGGATCGGCGCCATGATCTCCGGGCAGGCGCGGGCGGCACTCGGGCTGCCTCCTGCCGGTGCCATCGCGCTTGACGGGTTGGTTTCGCTTTGGCAGGTTGACCCCGCCTCGTGA
- a CDS encoding GNAT family N-acetyltransferase: MTSKGIHWRGMTTLDLPAVQAIAACVHPSFPEDLAVFAERRALYPDGAWLLDINGAPSGYFLTHPWTAGTMPKLNQLYGTLPSGPPTYYLHDLALLPQARGHGAAGVIVEQVLDHARRAGFATASLAAVNGSAPFWSRHGFVPVDVPELREALLSYEDAAQYMVRQLS, encoded by the coding sequence ATGACAAGCAAGGGTATTCACTGGCGGGGCATGACGACGCTGGATCTGCCGGCGGTGCAAGCTATTGCCGCTTGCGTGCATCCCAGCTTTCCCGAGGATCTTGCGGTGTTTGCCGAGCGCCGCGCCTTGTACCCGGATGGCGCCTGGCTGCTGGACATCAATGGCGCACCGAGCGGTTATTTCCTCACCCACCCTTGGACTGCCGGCACCATGCCCAAGCTCAATCAGCTTTACGGCACCCTGCCGAGCGGGCCGCCCACCTATTATCTGCACGATCTGGCACTGCTGCCCCAGGCTCGCGGCCATGGAGCGGCGGGAGTGATCGTCGAGCAGGTGCTGGACCACGCCAGGCGCGCCGGCTTTGCCACGGCTAGCCTTGCTGCCGTCAATGGCTCGGCGCCGTTCTGGAGCCGGCACGGCTTCGTCCCTGTTGATGTGCCCGAGTTGCGCGAAGCGCTGCTGAGCTATGAAGACGCAGCGCAATATATGGTGCGGCAACTGAGCTGA
- the rpsA gene encoding 30S ribosomal protein S1, whose amino-acid sequence MASPHCDNANPQPPAHLEMNLAQQTVTKEDFESLLMDSFIDNEPLEGTVVKGTVVAIEKDLAIIDVGLKTEGRIALKEFGQAGRDGTITVGSVVEVYVDRVENAMGEAVLSREKARREESWVKLEEMYNNNERVEGTIFNQVKGGFTVDLEGAIAFLPRSQVDIRPIRDIAPLMNVPQPFQILKMDKRRGNIVVSRRAILEESRAEQRSEIVQQLEEGQVVDGVVKNITDYGAFVDLGGIDGLLHVTDIAWRRVNHPSEVLTIGETIKVQIVRINHESHRISLGMKQLQADPWEGIEAKYPINAKFSGRVTNITDYGAFVELEPGIEGLIHVSEMSWTKKNVHPGKIVSTSQEVEVVVLEVDPDKRRISLGLKQTLANPWESFADKFPVGSVIEGEVKNKTEFGLFIGLEGDVDGMVHLSDLDWQKSGEIALDDYNRGDMVQAKVLDVDVEKERISLGIKQLATGETASSAEGETGGIRKGAVVTGTVIDVNDGGIEVKLADSDMTAFIRRADLSRDRNDQRPERFSKGEKVDARVTQYDRKTSRIQLSIKALEIAEEKEAVANYGSSDSGASLGDILGAALKGRDNN is encoded by the coding sequence ATGGCGAGCCCCCATTGCGACAATGCCAACCCCCAACCGCCGGCGCATCTGGAGATGAATTTGGCACAGCAAACTGTGACTAAAGAAGATTTTGAATCCCTGTTGATGGACTCGTTCATCGACAACGAGCCTTTGGAAGGCACCGTCGTCAAGGGAACCGTGGTCGCGATCGAAAAGGATCTGGCGATCATCGATGTCGGTCTCAAGACCGAAGGGCGCATTGCGCTCAAGGAATTCGGCCAGGCTGGCCGTGACGGCACCATCACCGTCGGCTCGGTCGTGGAAGTCTATGTCGATCGCGTCGAGAACGCGATGGGCGAAGCGGTGCTGAGCCGCGAGAAGGCCCGCCGTGAAGAGAGCTGGGTCAAGCTCGAAGAAATGTACAACAATAACGAGCGCGTTGAAGGCACGATCTTCAACCAGGTCAAGGGCGGCTTCACGGTCGACCTCGAAGGCGCCATCGCCTTCCTGCCGCGCTCGCAGGTCGATATCCGCCCAATCCGCGATATCGCTCCCCTGATGAACGTTCCCCAGCCCTTCCAGATCCTCAAGATGGACAAGCGCCGCGGCAATATCGTCGTGTCGCGTCGCGCCATTCTGGAAGAATCCCGCGCTGAACAGCGTTCGGAAATCGTCCAGCAGCTGGAAGAAGGTCAGGTTGTCGACGGCGTGGTCAAGAACATCACCGATTACGGTGCGTTCGTGGACCTCGGCGGTATCGATGGTCTGCTCCACGTCACCGACATCGCTTGGCGCCGGGTCAATCACCCGTCCGAAGTGCTCACGATCGGCGAGACCATCAAGGTCCAGATCGTGCGCATCAACCACGAATCGCACCGCATCAGCCTCGGCATGAAGCAGCTGCAGGCCGATCCGTGGGAAGGCATCGAAGCCAAGTACCCGATCAACGCCAAGTTCTCCGGTCGCGTCACAAACATCACCGACTACGGTGCGTTTGTGGAGCTGGAGCCAGGCATTGAAGGCCTGATCCACGTCTCAGAAATGAGCTGGACCAAGAAGAACGTCCACCCCGGCAAGATCGTCTCCACCTCTCAGGAAGTGGAAGTGGTGGTGCTCGAGGTCGATCCCGACAAGCGCCGTATCTCGCTTGGCCTCAAGCAGACCCTGGCCAATCCGTGGGAATCGTTTGCTGACAAGTTCCCCGTGGGTTCGGTCATCGAAGGCGAAGTCAAGAACAAGACCGAATTTGGTTTGTTCATCGGCCTCGAAGGCGATGTGGACGGCATGGTGCACCTCAGCGACCTCGATTGGCAGAAGTCCGGCGAAATCGCGCTCGACGACTACAACCGCGGCGACATGGTGCAGGCCAAGGTGCTCGACGTCGATGTCGAGAAGGAACGTATCTCCCTGGGTATCAAGCAGCTAGCCACCGGCGAGACTGCATCCTCGGCTGAGGGCGAGACCGGCGGCATCCGCAAGGGCGCTGTGGTCACCGGCACCGTGATCGACGTCAACGATGGCGGCATTGAAGTCAAGCTGGCCGATAGCGACATGACGGCCTTCATCCGCCGCGCCGACCTGTCGCGTGATCGCAACGACCAGCGTCCCGAGCGTTTCAGCAAGGGCGAAAAGGTCGACGCACGCGTCACCCAGTACGATCGCAAGACCTCGCGCATCCAGCTCTCGATCAAGGCGCTGGAAATTGCCGAGGAAAAGGAAGCCGTGGCCAATTACGGTTCCTCCGATTCGGGCGCTTCGCTCGGTGACATCCTGGGCGCTGCGCTCAAGGGTCGCGACAACAACTAA
- a CDS encoding (d)CMP kinase → MIIAVDGPAASGKGTLASGLARHYGLPHLDTGLLYRAVGQAVDGFEDAPDFENRAIAAARKLDEADLQSELLLSARAGQLASKVAVIGEVRQALFDYQRQFALQEGGAVLDGRDIGTVICPEADAKLFIQADSKSRMERRARQLELRGQVVDRYALYHQIEERDARDMANPHGGFYKAADAHLLDTTLLDIEAALRAAIAIVDGAIRRKAGLVP, encoded by the coding sequence ATGATCATCGCCGTCGACGGACCAGCTGCTTCGGGCAAGGGCACGCTCGCGAGCGGCCTCGCCCGCCATTACGGGCTGCCGCATCTGGATACGGGCCTGTTGTACCGCGCTGTCGGGCAGGCGGTGGACGGCTTTGAGGACGCGCCGGATTTTGAGAACCGCGCCATCGCAGCGGCCCGGAAGCTTGATGAGGCGGACTTGCAGTCCGAACTACTGCTTTCGGCGCGGGCCGGCCAGCTGGCGTCCAAAGTCGCCGTGATTGGAGAAGTCCGTCAGGCACTCTTTGACTATCAGCGCCAGTTTGCCCTGCAGGAGGGCGGTGCCGTACTCGATGGTCGCGACATCGGTACCGTGATCTGCCCCGAGGCGGACGCCAAGCTCTTTATCCAGGCTGATTCCAAGTCGCGGATGGAACGACGGGCGCGCCAGCTGGAATTGCGCGGCCAGGTGGTTGATCGCTACGCCCTTTATCACCAAATAGAAGAGCGGGATGCCCGGGACATGGCCAATCCCCATGGCGGTTTTTACAAGGCGGCGGACGCGCACTTGCTCGACACCACGCTTCTCGATATAGAAGCCGCACTCCGCGCAGCCATCGCTATTGTCGATGGAGCCATCAGGCGCAAGGCAGGGCTCGTGCCCTAA
- a CDS encoding TIGR02300 family protein, with the protein MASSERGTKRTDPDTGKKFYDLNMDPIVSPYTGKSYPRSYFEQVLVGKASPATARKVEEEDETEEEDEVVDAAAPEIVSLEDADAEEAGEDEIPDVEDVEVDEELGDDEDVFLEEEDDEDDSLAFDVGGDEDR; encoded by the coding sequence ATGGCCAGTTCCGAACGCGGCACCAAGCGGACCGATCCCGACACCGGCAAGAAGTTCTACGACCTCAACATGGACCCGATCGTCTCGCCTTATACGGGCAAGAGCTATCCGCGGTCCTACTTCGAGCAGGTGCTGGTCGGCAAGGCTTCCCCGGCAACCGCCCGGAAAGTTGAGGAAGAAGACGAGACGGAAGAAGAAGACGAGGTCGTCGACGCAGCGGCGCCCGAGATCGTTTCGCTCGAGGACGCCGATGCTGAAGAAGCCGGCGAGGACGAAATCCCTGATGTCGAGGATGTCGAGGTCGACGAGGAACTCGGCGACGACGAAGACGTGTTCCTGGAAGAGGAAGACGACGAGGACGACAGCTTGGCATTTGATGTTGGCGGTGACGAGGATCGTTGA